A region of the Candidatus Kryptonium sp. genome:
TTTGGAGTTTGGGAAATCCCAATTGTTTTTATGGATTCAGTTTATCAATATGGCAGGAGATTAAAAAGTCCGGAAGAAATTTTTTCGGAGATTATAAATCTTGTGCAAGCTGTCAAAAGCTTTGGCGGTGTTATGGCTGTTCTATTTCACAACACAGTTTATGATGAATTTGATTTTAAAGGGTGGGATCGTATTTATGAGGATTTTTTGAAGTATGCTGTTAATTCGGGTGCGTTCGTTGGTAGTTGCAGTGAAATTTTAGACATATTTGAAAGAGAGCGGTAAATGTAGAATATGGTTTACTTTTGGCTTATCATACAGACGATGATAGCGAGTTTAACTCATATAATTGCGAAGGCAGTTGTAAGGGAGATACCACCGCTTTCGCTTACTCTTTTTAGAGCTGTAATTGCGGGGATTGGATTTTGGTTTATGATTTGTTTTTCAAGATATAGGAAAATAAAAGTTGAGCCATCGGATAGATTAAAGTTTTTCATACTTGGGCTTCTTTCAGTGCCGTTGAATCAATTTGCTTTTATTTTGGGTATTAAATATACGACGCCAGCGAATGCTTCCTTGATTTATGCGATGACACCAATTTTTGCGCTTATTTTTTCATCATTGCTTTTAAGAGAGAAGATAAATTTTTACAAAGTTTTTGGTGTTGTGTTAAGTTTCATTGGGATTGGTGTTGTTTTTGCTGAGCACGGTTTGAGTTTAAACATTGAGTATTTGAAGGGGAATGTGATCATAATGTTTGGTGCGATGTTTTGGGCTCTTTATTCAATTCTCGGAAAGCCGATGATAGCCAAGTATGGTCCTCTTTATGTGACGGGAGTTGCTATGATAGTTGGGAGTTTAACTTACCTTCCAATTGGAGTATATGATCTCATCAATCTTGATTTTTCGGCCATATCCTTTGGTTCTTATCTTGGTGTTATTTATCTTGGAGTTGGAACATCAATTTTAGGTTATTTTTTATGGTACTATGCGATTGGAAAAATTGAAGCGAGCAAGGTTGTTATCTTTACAAATGGACAACCGATAATGACAGCAATACTTGGGATGATAATTTTTGGTAATCCAATAACTTTGCCTTTTTTAATTGGTGGAACGCTTGTTGTTGCTGGAGTTTTCATTGTGCAACTTGGATAATTTATAGGTTTAATCATGCGGGAAAATGTAAGAAAATATCTTGATCCGAGGGTCGTCTCTAAGTTATCAAACCTTGAGTTAATTGCGCGTCTTGTCGTTGAGGGTTTTATCGTTGGTCTTCATAAGAGCCCATACCATGGTTTCAGCGTTGAATTTTCTGAACATAGACAGTATTCGCCTGGCGATGAGACAAGATATATTGATTGGAAGGTATACGGTAGAACAGACAGGTATTTTATTAAGCGGTTTGAGGAAGAAACTAATTTGAGATCTTACATTATTCTTGATGCAAGTAGGTCAATGGCTTATTCTTCGGAGGGCAACATAAGCAAGTTTGAATATGCTTGTTATCTTGCTGGGGCTTTATCTTATCTTATGATGTTGCAAAGAGATGCTGTTGGGCTTGTTGTTTATGATGAGGGTATTAGAAAATTTCTACCGCCTCGCTCAGTTAGAAGTTATCTTGATGTTATACTTGGGGAACTTGAGAAGACAGAACCGGGGAATAGGACGAACACTGCAAAGTCGCTTCATATGGTCGCCGAAAGGATAAAAAGAAGGGGGCTTATCATTGTGTTAAGTGATTTGCTTGATGATCAAAACGAGGTTATAAGCGCATTCAAACATTTTAAACACAAGAAAAATGAAATCATAGTTTTTCAAATCCTTGATCCAATGGAGAGAAATTTTGAGTTCAGTGCCGATGCGATTTTCAAAGATATGGAAACGATGGAAAAAGTGATGACACAATCGTTGTATATTCAGCGAGATTATAAGAGTGTGATGAACGAATTTATAAATAGATACAGAGTTGAGTGTCTTGCAAATGGTATTGATTATGAGCTTATGGATACATCAACTTCATTTGATGTTGCTTTATTCAGATATTTGAGCAAGAGGCAGGGGTTGATGTGAAATTTTGATTCGCCGAAATTTCGGTTAAATTTTTATTGACAAATTATATGGGTTTTTTGTATTTTTACTACGAAGCAAGGTTATTGCTTTAATCTTAAGTTCACTTAAATTCCGAGAAGTTATCAACGCAGGTTTAAGAAAATTTAAGGAGGTCATAAGAGATGAGGAGGCACTTAACAATTTTTCTTTCTTTGCTTTTCGTTGCTGGTTTAATTTATGGGGGAACGAAGGGGAAAATCGCTGGAAGGATAGTTGATGCTGAAACAAAGGAACCTTTGCCAGGCGTTAATGTGGTCATTGAAGGCACAACGCTTGGGGCAGCAACAGATGTAAATGGATACTATGTTATAACAAACATACCACCAGGAACATACACCGTCGTTGTTTCGGCAGTTGGATATAGAAAGATAACTGTGAAAAATGTTAAAGTTTCAGCTGATCTTACAACGACTTTAAATTTTGAATTAGAGCCTGAGGCGATTGGGCTTCCCCCTGTTGTTGTTGAGGCAGAGCGTCCACTTGTTAGAGCTGATTTGACATCTTCACAAGCGGTGGTAGATGCTGAGCAAATCAGAGAATTACCAGTTGAAAATTTTCAACGCGTTCTCACCTTGCAAGCTGGGGTTGTGGTAGGTGCTGGAGGTGATATTCATATAAGAGGTGGTAGATCCAGCGAAATAGCATATACGATAGATGGTGTCTCAATTAACGATCCATTTTTCAATACGCTTGGAATGCAGATAGCGCGGAACGCAATTCAAGAGATGACAGTTGTAAGTGGAACATTTAATGCGGAGTATGGTAACGCTATGAGTGGAGTTGTTAACATAGTGACAAAAGAAGGTGGATCAAAATATACTGGTGAGTTGCTTGTTTATTCAGGTGATTTTGTTAGTAGGAGGAAAAATATATTTTTCAACATTGATAAAATTGAACCATTAAATAATTCGGTGGTTGAATTCAGCATCGGTGGACCAGTTCCTTTGTTGGGCAAATTTGTTTCGTTCTTTTCATCTTTGAGATGGGAAAATAACAAGGGATGGCTTTATGGCGTCAGGGAACATCAACCAAGTGATCAACCTAACTTTAATGATGCAAATAACTGGATTGTCCCGATGACTGGGGATAGCGCTATAGTGCCAATGAACCCGAGCAGAAATTTGAATACAACTACAAAGTTGACATTCAAAATCTCGCCAACCATTAAGGTTAACATTGATGGACTTTATGACAAAAGTTGGTATAAAACATACAATCACCTTTTCAAGTATAACCCAGATGGAACCTACCAATATCATGACGAAAACTACAAAGTTGGCTTTACATTGTCGCATGCGTTAAGCAACAGAACATTTTACGAACTGAGAGTTTCATATAATTATCAAAAGTTCCGTCAGTATCTTTATGAGGATCCACTTGATCCGAGGTATCAACCTATAGAAAGGTTAGCAAGACCGACGAGCTTTACATTTTATTTCGGTGGGACGCAAAACGATCATGTTTATAGAGATTCACGAACATTTTTAGCTAAATTTGATATAACAAGCCAGGTTTCGGATAAACATGAAATAAAAACGGGTTTTGAAGTACGGCTTCATAAGCTTGACTATGTTTATTTCACGGTTTTGAGAGATACTATCAAGTATTTGCAGCCGACCATTCCTGAGATCAATTCACCGTATCATAACAGGTATACACGCAAGCCGGTAATTTTCTCGGTTTATGTTCAGGACAAGATGGAGTACAAAGATATGATTGTTAATTTGGGTTTGAGATACGATTACTTTGATCCAAAGGCAAATTACGCCAGATCTATTTGGTATCCAGATCCAAATGATCCAACAATTCCGCCTATAATTTTGCGTGATACTTTGGTAGGTAGAGCAAGCCCGAAGCATCAAATAAGCCCGCGCCTTGGCGTATCTTATCCGATTACTGATAGAGGGATCTTGCACTTTTCATATGGTTGGTTTTTGCAAATGCCTCCGTTTACATATCTTTACACAAATCCTGAATTTGAATCAGCTCTTTTCGTAGGAACGCCGACATTTGGAAATGCAAACTTAAAACCTGAAAAAACTGTCGCTTATGAATTTGGATTACAGCAACAGCTTACAGATAATCTTGCTATTAACATCACTGGATTTTACAAAGATGTTCGTGATCTTCTCGCTTTGCAAAGAACAAGGATAAGTCAGGAAAAAGTTTATAACCTTTATGTTAACAAGGATTATGGGAACATAAAAGGATTTACATTCTCGTTAGTTAAGAGAAGATTGAAAGGAGAACTACTCGCAGCAACACTTGATTATACATATCAAATTGCGGAAGGAAACGATCCAAATCCAGATGCTTTCTTCATTGATTTGAAATCTGGTAGAGAACCGGAAAAGATTTTCGTTTATCTTGATTGGGATCAAACTCACACATTGAATGGGACTATAAGTTTAGGCATTCAGGACAACTGGAACTTAAGCTTCATTGGACAATACGGCTCTGGGCTTCCATATACACCTTTTGTTACGAACAATCGTCTTGAATTAAGAAGAAATAGCGAGCGCAAACCTCCGAGAATACAAGTTGATATGATGTTTGAGAAATTATTTAGATGGTTTGGGTTGAGATGGAGCTTCTTTGTCAAAGTTTATAATTTATTTGATAATCTCAACGAGCGTTATGTTTATGATGACACTGGCACTGCACAATACACACTTGCCAAGCAAAGAGGTGAAGGTATCGTTGTTGATCAATGGGTTGGTAAAATTCCAGGCGTTCATTCTTCGGATGAGTACTACACCAGACCACATTATTATTATCCACCAAGAGAGGTTAGAGTTGGATTTTCAATTGGATTTTAAAAATCAAAAACAAATTTTCTGCAACTAAGATGATGAAGCAGATATCCAAAATGCTTCTTGTGATTTTGAGTTTGTTTTCATTTGCATTTTCTCAAAATGTTTTATCTGACAGGGAAAAGGCTCTGCAGATATTGCGAGGCTTAACATCAAAGGAAAGGGAAGCAGAAAGAAAGGTAGAATATAAAGCTGTAAAAGATTACATACAATCGGGCTATAATGTTTCAAAATTCAATAAACCAAGTCCGAGTCAGGCAGTTTCTGAACTACCGCCTTACATAGCAAGAGATCCCAAGCTTGCGGAGAAATATAAAAAGATAAAATCTCTATCGCCTTCAGAGGTTGAGAAATTTTATCGTGAGCTTGATAAGAACATTCGCAAAGTAGCTGGCGAAGCGGACAGGAAAAAGCTCGTGATGAATGGGAACAAAATCACGGTGACTGTTTACAATTATGGTTCTCTTTCTGCTCCCGGTGACAGGATAACGGATGTTGTTTGGAATAGATTGGGATATGCATATGAATTTGGTCCTCTCGTTGGTGCATCGGTAGTTGATGCGAATGGTAGAAGAGTCCATATTATAACAGATGGTTTGCTTGATGGTGGTGACCGCTCACCAGATGGTAGGAAACGCTGGGGTTGGCAACCTCTTCCGGGTTATGCAGATCCAAACCAGGATAAGATAGCTCACAACCCAGATAAAGATTTGAATGGGGATGGCAAGCCGGATTCATGGCCAGCGAGTTGGTATGATCCAGTTTTAGGTAAGTATGTTTGGCCCGGTTATCTTTCAAGAGATGCAACACAAGCAGATCTTGAGGTCTTTTATGTTATGGACGATAGAGATAATGAAGAATTTGCATATTATCCATTTATCAACGATTCATCAAGAAGAGGATTAGGAGTTCAAGCTCAAGTTCGGCTTTTGCAATGGAGCAATCCTCTTGCGGAGGATGCTATTTTCATTGTTTACACAATTACAAATGTAAGTGATAAAGATCTTGACAGTGTTGTGTTTGGAATGTGGGGTGATCCGCATGTTGGTGGCGCGACTGATTATAGTGATGATGATTCTTACTTCATACCTCCTTACAATGTTCCAAATTATCCACCAGTTGATAATATCCCAGTTTACGCAAGGAGTATGGTGTATTCTTGGGATCATGATGGCAAAGGAATGTTCGGCTTAAAGCCGGGTTATTTCGGTTATAAGTTCCTTGAATCACCCGGTAACCCATACGATAGAATAGATAATGATGGAGATGGAATGGTGGATGAAAGTCAACAAGATGGCATAGATAATGATAGAGATTGGAATCCTCAAGTTGATGATTTAGGAGTGGATGGGGTTCCCGGAACTGGAGACGAGGGTGAGGGGGATGGAATACCAACGAGAGGTAAAATACTTCCAGACGGCAGTTTAGATCCGCTAAGCCCTGGTGAACCAAATTTTGAATTTACAGATCTTGACGAATCTGATATGATTGGTTTGACGAGTTTCAATGCTTTTATATGGTCAACTGATTATGTAAGTAATGATGAAAGCATCTGGAATCGTTTGAAACCCGGAAACTTTTCTGAGATAATTCAGACAGCTGATAATGTTTTTCTATATGGTTCGGGCTATATTCAATTACCTAAAGGGCAAACAAGACGCTTTTCTGTAGCGTTGCTTTTGGGTGAGGATTTAAACGATTTATTGCTGAATGCAGAAACAGTGCAAAGAATATATAATGCAAACTATAGATTTTTCCGACCGCCAGAAAGACCCAAAGTTCGTGCAGTAGCTGGCGATAGAAAAGTCACATTATATTGGGACACTCGCGCGGAGCGTAGTTTTGATCCTTTGTTTGGTAGAAATCCTTTAGATGAAAAAGATCCTGGTTACGATTTTGAAGGTTATGTTATTTATAGGTCAACTGATCCACAGTTTAAAGATGTTGAGTTAGTGACCGATGGCAGAGGAGCTAAGTATTTGAGAGTTCCATTGAAAGATGCATTTGGGAAAGATGCAAGATTTGACAAGATCAACGGTTGGCGTGGTTATAGCGTTGTTCCATATCCTGGGCGAGGAGTTCATTACTATCTGGGTGATGATGTTGGATTGGTGCATAGCTATGTAGATAGTGTGGGTGTTATGAATGGTGTTAAATATTATTATGCTGTGGTTTCATATGATAGAGGAGATAGTTTAGGTATACCGCCAAGTGAGTGTACAATGAAAATAATTGTTGACCCCATAAGTGGTGAGGAAGAGTTAGACGATAATGTTGTTAGTGTCATACCAGGCGATAGGGCTATCGGTTATGTGGGGCCAGAAGTGAGCAAAGTTGTTGATGGAGTTAAGTTTAAACAGATAAGAGGAAGGGGAACAGGAAAAATACAGGTGGAGGTATTGAATGATTTGGAAGTGAGAGATATGGGATATAGTATATGGTTTGAGGGTGCTGGGGATAGCTTAAGATGGAATGTTATGCCTGACGAGGAAAAGGTAGAAAAGTTTGATTTTAGAGATACAGTTTGGAAGAAGCTTTCAGGTTTGCCTTTAAGAGGCAGTGTTAAGGTAGGAAGTTTTGCCGAAGGTGCGGATTATATAGTTGATTACGAGCGTGGATTAGTAAGGGCAACTAGAACTGGTAATTTGTTAGGAAGAAGCGAAGTTGAGGTTAGATATAGGTATTATTCAGTTCGTAGAAGTAGGGAATTAAGTGGTGGGGATGGAAGTGAAGTGTTTGATGGAATGAGAATAAGAGTATGGAATGAGAGTTTAGGTTTGGACTTGGCAAAGAGCGGTTGGAGTGGTGGTAGCATTGGTAAAATTAAATACAGAATAAGCACAGCTACACTTGGCTTGGGTAGAAGGATGTATCCAGCAGATTTTAGGATAAAGTTTGGTAAGTTAGACACTTTGTCAAATGGTAGCTTAGTCAGTCCTGTTGATACCAGTATAAATGGCGTTAGATTACCGTTCTATGTTGAAAATGTAACTG
Encoded here:
- a CDS encoding EamA family transporter, translating into MVYFWLIIQTMIASLTHIIAKAVVREIPPLSLTLFRAVIAGIGFWFMICFSRYRKIKVEPSDRLKFFILGLLSVPLNQFAFILGIKYTTPANASLIYAMTPIFALIFSSLLLREKINFYKVFGVVLSFIGIGVVFAEHGLSLNIEYLKGNVIIMFGAMFWALYSILGKPMIAKYGPLYVTGVAMIVGSLTYLPIGVYDLINLDFSAISFGSYLGVIYLGVGTSILGYFLWYYAIGKIEASKVVIFTNGQPIMTAILGMIIFGNPITLPFLIGGTLVVAGVFIVQLG
- a CDS encoding DUF58 domain-containing protein, which gives rise to MRENVRKYLDPRVVSKLSNLELIARLVVEGFIVGLHKSPYHGFSVEFSEHRQYSPGDETRYIDWKVYGRTDRYFIKRFEEETNLRSYIILDASRSMAYSSEGNISKFEYACYLAGALSYLMMLQRDAVGLVVYDEGIRKFLPPRSVRSYLDVILGELEKTEPGNRTNTAKSLHMVAERIKRRGLIIVLSDLLDDQNEVISAFKHFKHKKNEIIVFQILDPMERNFEFSADAIFKDMETMEKVMTQSLYIQRDYKSVMNEFINRYRVECLANGIDYELMDTSTSFDVALFRYLSKRQGLM
- a CDS encoding TonB-dependent receptor, with the protein product MRRHLTIFLSLLFVAGLIYGGTKGKIAGRIVDAETKEPLPGVNVVIEGTTLGAATDVNGYYVITNIPPGTYTVVVSAVGYRKITVKNVKVSADLTTTLNFELEPEAIGLPPVVVEAERPLVRADLTSSQAVVDAEQIRELPVENFQRVLTLQAGVVVGAGGDIHIRGGRSSEIAYTIDGVSINDPFFNTLGMQIARNAIQEMTVVSGTFNAEYGNAMSGVVNIVTKEGGSKYTGELLVYSGDFVSRRKNIFFNIDKIEPLNNSVVEFSIGGPVPLLGKFVSFFSSLRWENNKGWLYGVREHQPSDQPNFNDANNWIVPMTGDSAIVPMNPSRNLNTTTKLTFKISPTIKVNIDGLYDKSWYKTYNHLFKYNPDGTYQYHDENYKVGFTLSHALSNRTFYELRVSYNYQKFRQYLYEDPLDPRYQPIERLARPTSFTFYFGGTQNDHVYRDSRTFLAKFDITSQVSDKHEIKTGFEVRLHKLDYVYFTVLRDTIKYLQPTIPEINSPYHNRYTRKPVIFSVYVQDKMEYKDMIVNLGLRYDYFDPKANYARSIWYPDPNDPTIPPIILRDTLVGRASPKHQISPRLGVSYPITDRGILHFSYGWFLQMPPFTYLYTNPEFESALFVGTPTFGNANLKPEKTVAYEFGLQQQLTDNLAINITGFYKDVRDLLALQRTRISQEKVYNLYVNKDYGNIKGFTFSLVKRRLKGELLAATLDYTYQIAEGNDPNPDAFFIDLKSGREPEKIFVYLDWDQTHTLNGTISLGIQDNWNLSFIGQYGSGLPYTPFVTNNRLELRRNSERKPPRIQVDMMFEKLFRWFGLRWSFFVKVYNLFDNLNERYVYDDTGTAQYTLAKQRGEGIVVDQWVGKIPGVHSSDEYYTRPHYYYPPREVRVGFSIGF